A section of the Chloroflexota bacterium genome encodes:
- the pstA gene encoding phosphate ABC transporter permease PstA, with amino-acid sequence MRSPEGSVAAARRSIGWRTVKTWIFYATTLISVVLALAVLASLLLDVFSRGLPEIDLAFLTSFPSRFPEESGLRSALLGSLWLIAFTALISFPLGVASAIYLEEYAPENWITRFIQINVANLAGVPSVVYGLLGLGLFVRTFGLGRSIVAGALTMSLLVLPIIIVAAREAIRAVPDSLREGGYALGASRWEVIYKTVLPAALPGILTGTILALARAIGETAPLITIGALTYIAFDPQGPMDLFTVLPIQIFNWVSLPNPEFASLAAGGIVILLIVLLCANLTAVILRYKFERANR; translated from the coding sequence ATGAGATCGCCGGAAGGTTCGGTTGCCGCGGCCCGACGCTCGATCGGGTGGCGGACCGTAAAGACCTGGATCTTCTATGCGACGACGCTGATTTCGGTTGTGCTGGCGCTGGCCGTCCTGGCCTCGTTGCTGCTGGACGTCTTCTCGCGCGGCCTGCCCGAAATCGACCTGGCATTCCTGACCAGCTTTCCATCGCGCTTCCCTGAAGAATCGGGTTTGCGCTCGGCGCTGCTGGGCAGCCTCTGGCTGATCGCGTTCACCGCCCTGATCTCGTTCCCGCTGGGGGTCGCATCGGCGATATACCTTGAGGAGTACGCGCCGGAGAACTGGATCACCCGCTTCATCCAGATAAACGTCGCCAATCTCGCCGGCGTGCCCTCGGTCGTTTACGGGCTACTCGGACTGGGATTGTTCGTCCGCACTTTCGGGTTGGGCCGCAGCATCGTCGCCGGGGCGCTGACGATGTCGCTGCTGGTGCTGCCGATCATCATCGTTGCGGCACGCGAAGCCATCCGCGCCGTTCCCGACTCGCTGCGTGAGGGCGGTTACGCGCTTGGCGCCAGCCGCTGGGAAGTCATCTACAAGACCGTGCTGCCGGCGGCGCTCCCAGGGATCCTGACCGGCACGATATTGGCCCTGGCGCGCGCGATCGGCGAAACCGCGCCGTTGATTACCATCGGGGCGCTGACGTACATTGCGTTTGACCCGCAGGGCCCGATGGACCTTTTCACGGTGTTGCCGATTCAGATATTCAACTGGGTATCGCTGCCGAACCCCGAATTTGCTTCGCTCGCCGCCGGCGGGATCGTGATTTTGCTGATCGTGTTGCTTTGCGCGAACCTGACCGCCGTGATACTTCGCTACAAATTCGAACGGGCCAACCGATGA
- a CDS encoding PAS domain S-box protein, translated as MIDRWIWLAIPAGILLGTLLGITSQGWVAPQPAFAALVLAALAAAAGAAIARRWLGRRLAAIGSVSRRLGFGAASIGEYPQLADRIARRIGRGEAMARDLRHLLENMADGVVVIDGDDRVEVINAAASRIFGIESAESGGLTLTRLARDVEIVDLVGRVREGTGTQRRIVRPVHPDLILQVVATPIAVGTVSRVLLILQDVTAIEGQRAAQRDLIANISHDLRTPVAAIKSLCEALLGGAVDQRRFRDDFLARIDSEADRLIELTESVIAAARADAIDNQMDWQRVDLSQLVSELASRLHPVARRAQVELTVEIAGSLPVQADQAKLEIAVANLLLNALKFTPPGKSVRVVGDRRQDIVRIRVIDEGCGIDPAIQERIFERFYKGDPARTAAGSGLGLSIARQLVELHDGDIQVLSAGVGSGSEFILSVPDRRGSNLGGG; from the coding sequence TTGATCGACCGCTGGATCTGGCTGGCCATTCCGGCGGGGATCCTATTGGGGACCCTGCTTGGGATCACTTCGCAAGGGTGGGTCGCGCCGCAGCCGGCATTCGCGGCACTGGTGCTGGCGGCGCTGGCCGCGGCGGCCGGCGCCGCCATTGCCAGGCGCTGGCTCGGTCGCCGATTGGCCGCAATTGGCTCGGTCTCCCGGAGATTGGGATTCGGGGCCGCCTCGATCGGCGAATACCCGCAATTGGCCGACCGAATCGCCCGTCGGATCGGACGTGGCGAAGCGATGGCGCGGGACCTGCGGCATTTGCTCGAGAACATGGCGGACGGCGTGGTGGTCATAGACGGCGACGACCGGGTCGAGGTGATTAACGCGGCGGCGAGCAGAATTTTCGGCATCGAAAGCGCCGAAAGTGGCGGACTCACCCTTACCCGCCTGGCGCGAGACGTCGAGATTGTCGATCTGGTCGGCCGGGTTCGCGAGGGGACGGGCACCCAACGCCGGATAGTGCGCCCGGTTCATCCTGATTTGATCCTCCAGGTTGTGGCCACCCCGATCGCGGTCGGGACCGTATCCCGGGTGCTGTTGATCCTCCAGGACGTGACCGCAATCGAGGGGCAACGGGCGGCGCAGCGCGATCTGATTGCCAATATTTCGCACGATCTGCGGACGCCGGTCGCGGCGATCAAATCGCTTTGCGAAGCCCTGCTCGGCGGGGCCGTCGACCAGCGCCGATTCCGCGACGACTTCCTGGCCAGGATCGATTCGGAGGCCGACCGGCTCATCGAGTTGACCGAGAGCGTAATAGCCGCCGCCCGGGCAGATGCGATCGACAACCAGATGGATTGGCAGCGAGTCGACCTATCCCAGTTGGTGTCCGAATTGGCAAGCCGGTTGCATCCGGTCGCGCGACGCGCGCAGGTGGAATTGACTGTGGAGATCGCGGGCTCCCTGCCGGTTCAAGCCGATCAGGCCAAGCTCGAGATAGCCGTCGCCAATCTGCTCCTGAACGCATTGAAATTCACGCCGCCGGGCAAGTCGGTACGGGTTGTGGGCGACCGTCGGCAGGACATTGTCCGGATCCGCGTGATCGACGAAGGCTGCGGTATCGATCCGGCGATTCAGGAACGGATTTTCGAGCGTTTCTACAAAGGCGATCCGGCTCGAACCGCAGCCGGATCGGGACTGGGCCTCAGCATTGCCCGGCAACTGGTCGAGTTGCATGACGGAGACATCCAGGTACTCTCTGCCGGCGTCGGCAGCGGATCCGAATTCATTCTGTCGGTTCCCGATCGAAGGGGCTCAAATCTGGGCGGAGGCTAG
- the pstC gene encoding phosphate ABC transporter permease subunit PstC — protein MQQQQTVDLSPKRKRILVEGAVRSVLFAAAAVSVLTTAGIIFTLLGETFQFFTQVSPVEFLTGTRWTPLFVSKHFGVLPLVNGTLAVALVAMLIAVPLGLLAAIFMSEVAAPQLRTVLKPALEVLAGIPTVVYGYFALLFVTPILREIFPDAGIFNVLSAGIVMGFMILPMMASITEDALQAVPVGLREGSYALGATKLETAVKVIVPAALSGILAAVILSISRAIGETMIVSIAAGQQPRLGFDLLNSMETMTAYIVQVSLGDTPQGTIEYQTIFAVGTLLFAMTFVMNLLGDWLVRRFREVYE, from the coding sequence ATGCAACAGCAACAAACCGTAGACCTCTCGCCCAAGCGCAAGCGAATCCTGGTAGAGGGGGCGGTGCGATCAGTCCTTTTCGCGGCTGCGGCGGTCTCGGTGCTCACCACTGCCGGGATCATCTTTACCTTGCTGGGCGAGACGTTCCAGTTCTTCACCCAGGTTTCGCCGGTCGAGTTTCTGACCGGCACCCGCTGGACACCGTTATTCGTATCCAAACACTTCGGCGTGCTGCCGCTGGTAAACGGCACGCTGGCGGTGGCGCTGGTGGCGATGCTGATCGCAGTTCCGCTTGGGCTCCTTGCGGCGATCTTCATGTCCGAAGTGGCGGCACCCCAGTTGCGCACCGTCCTGAAGCCGGCCCTTGAAGTACTGGCCGGAATCCCGACCGTGGTTTACGGATATTTCGCATTGTTGTTCGTCACACCCATCCTGCGGGAGATATTTCCCGACGCGGGAATATTCAACGTCCTCTCGGCCGGCATCGTGATGGGTTTCATGATCCTGCCGATGATGGCCTCGATTACCGAGGACGCGTTGCAAGCAGTCCCGGTCGGCCTGCGTGAGGGTTCGTACGCGCTGGGTGCAACCAAGCTGGAGACTGCGGTCAAGGTGATCGTCCCGGCGGCCCTCTCGGGCATCCTGGCCGCGGTGATACTTTCGATCTCCAGGGCGATCGGGGAAACGATGATCGTCTCGATCGCCGCCGGTCAGCAGCCCCGCTTGGGGTTTGACCTGCTCAATTCGATGGAAACGATGACCGCTTACATCGTGCAGGTATCGCTGGGCGATACGCCACAGGGCACGATCGAGTACCAGACGATATTTGCCGTCGGCACGCTGCTGTTCGCCATGACTTTCGTGATGAATCTGCTTGGCGACTGGCTCGTTCGGCGGTTTCGCGAGGTGTACGAATGA
- a CDS encoding PstS family phosphate ABC transporter substrate-binding protein, with protein sequence MAACDPDEASPSAGSDAMSDQNLTAGSGLSGTILADGSSTVGPVTQAVAEEFVKLHPNVRIPVGISGSGGGFKKFCIGETDLSNASRTIKESETAVCTENGVDFTELTVAFDGLAVLANPAADWVDCLTVDELKRIWDPEAEEKITSWSQVRDGFPDRGLVLYGPGVDSGTFDFFTEVINGEEGHSRGDFTPSEDDNVLVQGIAGDASATGFLGLAYYAANADRLKLVPVDGGNGCVSPSETTVNDGTYAPLSRPLFFYVSNQAAERPEVEEFIHFYLENAKHVAADVGYVAMPDEMYAEQLEKFESR encoded by the coding sequence ATGGCCGCTTGCGACCCGGATGAGGCTTCCCCGAGCGCTGGTTCCGACGCCATGAGTGACCAGAATTTGACCGCTGGATCAGGGCTGAGCGGCACGATTCTGGCCGACGGTTCGTCGACTGTCGGCCCGGTTACCCAGGCGGTTGCGGAAGAATTCGTAAAGCTCCATCCCAATGTGCGGATCCCGGTGGGTATTTCGGGCTCCGGGGGCGGTTTCAAGAAGTTCTGCATCGGAGAAACCGACCTGTCAAACGCATCGCGCACGATCAAGGAATCGGAAACTGCGGTCTGCACCGAAAACGGGGTCGATTTCACCGAGCTCACAGTTGCGTTCGACGGGCTCGCGGTGCTCGCCAACCCGGCCGCCGACTGGGTCGACTGTCTCACCGTCGACGAATTGAAGAGGATCTGGGACCCCGAGGCCGAAGAAAAAATCACCAGTTGGTCTCAGGTCCGCGATGGCTTTCCGGATCGCGGCCTCGTCCTCTACGGCCCGGGCGTGGATTCGGGGACGTTTGATTTCTTCACCGAGGTGATAAACGGCGAAGAGGGCCACAGCCGCGGCGATTTCACCCCGTCCGAGGATGACAATGTCCTGGTTCAGGGGATCGCCGGTGATGCCAGCGCCACCGGATTTCTCGGCCTGGCTTATTACGCCGCCAACGCCGATCGCTTGAAGCTCGTCCCCGTAGATGGCGGCAACGGCTGCGTATCGCCTTCCGAGACCACCGTAAACGACGGGACCTACGCGCCGCTCTCGCGACCGCTGTTCTTCTATGTGAGCAACCAGGCGGCCGAGCGCCCCGAAGTGGAGGAATTCATCCACTTCTACCTGGAAAACGCCAAACACGTAGCCGCGGATGTCGGTTACGTGGCCATGCCCGATGAAATGTACGCCGAACAACTTGAAAAATTTGAAAGCCGCTAG
- a CDS encoding response regulator transcription factor: protein MSRSDPAPRILLVDDEPNLVASLRYNLRQSGFRIHACASAEEGLDHLRQTAVDLVLLDVMLPGMDGFEACREIRANSSVPVVMLTARDDEIDRVVGLEIGADDYVTKPFSVRELQARIKALLRRHALLLGELESRRSDSSLVDGDLVLDRAGMRLEIGGETVELRPKEFDLLEHLLANRGRVISSEDLIRQVWGHDFTEDTRTVRVHISLLRHKIEPDPTNPRRIQTVRGSGYRYARP, encoded by the coding sequence ATGAGCCGATCGGATCCGGCGCCGCGAATCCTGCTGGTTGACGATGAGCCCAACCTGGTCGCCTCTTTGCGTTACAACCTGCGCCAGTCCGGGTTCAGGATCCACGCCTGCGCAAGCGCTGAGGAGGGCCTGGACCACCTTCGGCAGACCGCGGTTGATCTGGTCCTACTGGATGTGATGCTGCCCGGCATGGACGGGTTCGAAGCCTGTCGCGAGATTCGCGCAAACTCAAGCGTCCCAGTCGTCATGCTGACCGCCCGCGACGATGAGATCGACCGAGTGGTCGGGCTTGAGATCGGGGCCGACGACTACGTCACCAAGCCCTTTTCAGTCCGCGAATTGCAGGCCCGCATCAAGGCGCTGTTGCGCCGCCACGCGCTGCTTCTGGGCGAACTCGAATCGCGCCGATCCGACTCCTCGCTCGTCGACGGCGATCTGGTGTTGGACCGTGCCGGCATGCGGCTTGAAATTGGCGGCGAAACGGTCGAGTTGCGACCCAAGGAATTCGATCTGCTGGAGCATTTGCTGGCCAATCGCGGACGCGTCATTTCGTCCGAGGACCTGATTCGCCAAGTCTGGGGACACGACTTTACCGAGGACACTCGCACGGTCAGGGTCCATATCAGCCTGTTGCGGCACAAGATCGAACCCGACCCGACCAATCCGAGACGAATTCAAACGGTACGCGGTTCGGGGTACCGCTACGCTCGCCCCTAG